A window of the Diceros bicornis minor isolate mBicDic1 chromosome 12, mDicBic1.mat.cur, whole genome shotgun sequence genome harbors these coding sequences:
- the TMEM17 gene encoding transmembrane protein 17 — protein MELPDPVRQRLGNFSRTVFSDSNRTGPEYSEGPDNEMVSSLALQMSLYFNAYFFPLWWVSSIMMLQMKYSVLPDYYKFIVVTVIILITLIEAIRLYLGYMGNLQEKVPELAGFWLLSLLLQLPLILFLLFNEGLANLPLEKAIHIIFTMFLTFQVVSAFLTLRKMVNQLATRFHFQDFDQLSANREGMRRMRSCIEEI, from the exons ATGGAGCTGCCGGATCCGGTCCGCCAGCGGCTGGGAAACTTCAGCCGGACCGTGTTCAGCGACTCTAACCGGACCGGGCCGGAGTACAGCGAGGGTCCGG ATAATGAAATGGTTTCCAGTTTGGCATTGCAGATGTCACTTTATTTTAATGCCTACTTTTTCCCACTTTGGTGGGTGAGCAGCATTATGATGCTTCAGATGAAG tattCAGTCTTGCCTGATTACTACAAATTCATTGTGGTCACTGTTATCATCCTAATAACCTTAATTGAAGCTATCAGGCTGTATCTGGGCTACATGGGGAACCTGCAGGAGAAG GTTCCTGAGTTGGCTGGCTTTTGGCTTTTGAGCCTTCTATTGCAGTTGCCTTTAATTCTTTTCTTGCTCTTTAATGAAGGCCTAGCGAATCTGCCCTTGGAAAAAGCGATACACATCATTTTCACTATGTTCCTTACTTTCCAAGTTGTTTCAGCATTTCTTACCCTGAGGAAAATGGTAAATCAACTGGCAACTCGTTTCCACTTTCAAGACTTTGACCAGCTCTCTGCAAATAGAGAAGGCATGAGAAGAATGAGATCCTGTATAGAAGAGATTTGA